A portion of the Mycobacterium paraseoulense genome contains these proteins:
- a CDS encoding cupin domain-containing protein: MATADGFHPDFDEKAPQTIRNRVHHIKSSEISSDTAQSDGLRRFAALSGTSVGAEKLWMGETHAAPATVSSNHHHGDSETAIYVRSGHPAFVFHDGVQEVRISASPGDYVFIPPYLPHREENPDPTTPAEVVIARSTQEAVVVNLPALYPL, from the coding sequence ATGGCCACTGCAGACGGATTCCACCCAGATTTCGACGAGAAGGCGCCGCAAACCATCCGCAACCGGGTGCACCACATCAAGTCGTCGGAGATCAGCTCCGACACCGCGCAATCGGACGGGCTTCGTCGCTTCGCCGCGCTCAGCGGCACATCGGTGGGTGCCGAGAAGCTCTGGATGGGCGAGACACACGCGGCGCCGGCGACCGTGTCGTCCAACCACCATCACGGCGACTCGGAAACCGCCATCTACGTTCGCAGCGGCCACCCGGCGTTCGTCTTCCACGACGGCGTGCAGGAAGTGCGTATCTCGGCGTCGCCCGGGGACTACGTCTTCATCCCGCCGTACCTGCCGCACCGCGAGGAGAACCCCGACCCGACCACGCCGGCGGAGGTCGTCATCGCGCGCAGCACCCAAGAGGCCGTCGTGGTGAACCTCCCGGCGCTCTACCCGCTCTAA
- a CDS encoding VOC family protein — protein MGIAVERIDHVVLNCNDVEVTAAWYERVLGMRRETFGRSARIALRFGEQKLNLRPVGALAEDPDWVTASFEVAGSQDLCFITRSNPDEVRTHLAECGAEIVAGPVTRTGALGPMTSHYCRDVDGNLVEIAVYRTV, from the coding sequence GTGGGGATTGCGGTGGAACGAATCGACCATGTCGTGCTGAATTGCAACGACGTGGAGGTGACCGCGGCCTGGTACGAGCGGGTGCTCGGCATGCGGAGGGAGACGTTCGGGCGGTCGGCGCGGATCGCGCTGCGGTTCGGGGAGCAGAAACTCAACCTTCGACCGGTCGGGGCGCTGGCCGAGGATCCGGATTGGGTCACCGCCTCGTTCGAGGTGGCCGGTTCCCAGGACTTGTGCTTCATCACGCGCAGCAACCCCGACGAGGTGCGCACCCATCTGGCGGAGTGCGGGGCGGAGATCGTCGCAGGACCGGTGACCAGAACCGGCGCGCTGGGCCCGATGACCTCGCACTACTGCCGCGACGTCGATGGGAATCTGGTCGAAATCGCCGTCTACCGAACGGTTTAG
- a CDS encoding Rv0792c family HTH-type transcriptional regulator, producing the protein MATRALDLEAADLRVRHGNVPASTQLAEALKAAIIKQRLPRGGLLPSERELIDRSGLSRVTVRAAVGLLERQGWLVRRQGLGTFVTNPVRQELGSGVRTITEVLASSGITPHVDVLSHRIEEPPQRVADTLGLPRVLCIHRRFRDGDAPLALMIAYLPPGLGKAVEPLLSSASDTQPERAMESTYTMWERRLDVPVARATYEIHAAGASLDVAGALNLPLGSPVLVLERVSFGTDDKPLEVVEFHYRPERYRFSVTLPRTMPRPAAGIVERRLTD; encoded by the coding sequence ATGGCCACCCGAGCGTTGGACCTCGAGGCCGCAGATCTGCGGGTTCGGCATGGCAACGTACCCGCAAGCACCCAGCTCGCCGAAGCGCTCAAGGCCGCGATCATCAAGCAGCGCCTGCCCCGCGGCGGACTCCTGCCCAGCGAGCGGGAGCTGATCGATCGCTCCGGCCTGAGCCGGGTAACCGTGCGCGCGGCGGTCGGGCTGCTCGAGCGGCAGGGCTGGCTGGTTCGGCGCCAGGGGCTGGGCACGTTCGTCACCAACCCGGTGCGACAGGAATTGGGGTCCGGCGTGCGCACGATCACCGAGGTACTGGCGAGCTCCGGAATCACGCCGCACGTCGACGTGCTGTCGCACCGCATCGAGGAGCCCCCGCAACGGGTCGCCGACACGCTGGGCTTGCCGAGAGTTCTGTGCATACACAGACGATTTCGCGATGGGGATGCACCCCTTGCCCTGATGATCGCCTACCTACCGCCGGGGCTCGGGAAGGCCGTCGAGCCGCTGCTGTCGAGCGCGTCGGACACGCAGCCCGAGCGGGCGATGGAAAGCACCTACACCATGTGGGAGCGGCGCCTCGACGTGCCCGTCGCCCGGGCCACCTATGAGATCCACGCGGCCGGCGCCTCCCTTGACGTCGCGGGCGCGCTGAATCTGCCGTTGGGCTCTCCCGTGCTGGTGCTCGAACGCGTCAGTTTCGGCACGGACGACAAGCCGCTCGAGGTTGTCGAGTTCCACTATCGTCCCGAGCGATACCGGTTTTCCGTGACGCTGCCGAGGACGATGCCGCGGCCCGCCGCCGGGATCGTCGAGCGGCGTTTGACCGACTGA
- a CDS encoding lysophospholipid acyltransferase family protein, giving the protein MTGSGNEVADNHETTKWDPAFTEQVSKTLGPVVKRWYRAEVRNISNVPSSGGALVVSNHSGGMLTPDVLIFSPAFYGEFGYDRPVYTLGHYGLFMGPLDGWLRRLGVIEASRENAAAALHSGAVVLVFPGGDYDSYRPTFSANTIDFNGRTGYVRTAIEAGVPIVPTVSIGGQETQLFLTRGNWLARKLGLTKARMDILPVSFGVPFGLSVIFPPNLPLPAKIVTEVLEPIDVAAQFGEDPDVDEVDAHVRGVMESALKRLAGQRRLPILG; this is encoded by the coding sequence ATGACGGGCAGCGGCAACGAGGTGGCCGACAACCACGAGACCACCAAGTGGGACCCGGCCTTCACCGAGCAGGTCAGCAAGACCCTCGGACCGGTCGTCAAGCGGTGGTATCGGGCCGAGGTGCGCAACATAAGCAATGTGCCGTCGTCCGGGGGAGCGCTGGTGGTGTCCAACCACTCGGGCGGCATGCTGACACCGGACGTGCTGATCTTCTCCCCCGCGTTCTACGGCGAGTTCGGCTACGACCGCCCGGTCTACACGCTGGGCCATTACGGCCTGTTCATGGGCCCCCTGGACGGCTGGCTGCGCCGCCTCGGGGTCATCGAGGCCAGCCGTGAAAACGCTGCCGCGGCATTGCATTCCGGCGCCGTGGTGCTGGTCTTCCCCGGCGGCGACTACGACTCGTACCGGCCCACCTTCAGTGCCAACACCATCGACTTCAACGGACGCACCGGCTACGTGCGGACCGCCATCGAAGCCGGGGTGCCGATCGTGCCCACCGTCTCGATCGGGGGCCAGGAGACCCAGCTCTTCTTGACCCGCGGCAACTGGCTGGCGCGCAAGTTGGGGCTGACGAAGGCGCGCATGGACATCTTGCCGGTCAGCTTCGGGGTCCCCTTCGGCCTGAGCGTGATCTTCCCGCCCAACCTCCCGCTACCCGCCAAGATCGTCACCGAGGTGCTCGAGCCGATCGACGTCGCCGCCCAGTTCGGCGAGGATCCCGACGTCGACGAGGTCGACGCGCATGTGCGCGGGGTCATGGAATCGGCGCTCAAGCGACTGGCCGGCCAGCGCCGGCTGCCCATCCTCGGCTAA
- a CDS encoding WS/DGAT/MGAT family O-acyltransferase, with protein MKRLNGMDAMLLYSETPNLHTHTLKVAVIEPSDPGFGFEAFRFHVRRRLHLLEPLRYKLVDIPWQLHHPMWQEDCDVDLDYHLRRVRVPAPGGRHELDAVIGEVASSPLDRSRPLWEFHFAEGLAGGRFALIGKVHHALADGVASANLLARAMDLKDAPTDERDNDDAGTTASTAELLRAAARDHARQIAELPGLARDAAVGLTRVRRRSKERGGHPDLANAFDAPPTFLNHVVSPRRRFASATLPLADAKATAKALGITVNDLILATVAGGLRTLLLAYDGVADRPLIASVPTATDKSDRITGNEISGLMVSLPVHVAAATERARLVALATRIAKEDHEILGPQLYGRLMAYLPTAVAPAAFRWLGRRDAPNKLMNVAVSSVVGPRERGHFGGAAVSEIYSTGVLSPGAPVNITVWSYVDQLGVAVLTDDRTFNDPHEATDAISASFAELRSAAGVSA; from the coding sequence GTGAAACGGCTCAACGGCATGGACGCGATGCTGCTCTACAGCGAGACGCCCAACCTGCACACGCACACGTTGAAAGTGGCGGTCATCGAGCCCTCCGACCCCGGGTTCGGTTTCGAGGCGTTCCGCTTTCACGTGCGCCGCCGGCTGCACCTGCTGGAACCGTTGCGCTACAAGCTCGTCGACATCCCCTGGCAGCTTCATCACCCGATGTGGCAGGAGGACTGCGACGTCGACCTCGACTATCACCTGCGCCGGGTGCGGGTGCCGGCGCCGGGCGGGCGGCACGAACTCGACGCCGTCATCGGCGAGGTCGCCTCCTCTCCGTTGGACCGCAGCCGCCCGCTGTGGGAGTTCCACTTCGCCGAGGGACTGGCCGGCGGCCGGTTCGCGTTGATCGGCAAGGTGCACCATGCGCTGGCCGACGGCGTCGCTTCCGCCAACCTGCTGGCCCGCGCGATGGATCTGAAGGATGCGCCGACCGACGAGCGCGACAACGACGACGCGGGGACGACCGCGTCGACCGCCGAGCTGCTGCGCGCGGCCGCGCGCGATCACGCCCGGCAGATCGCCGAACTGCCTGGGTTGGCCAGGGACGCCGCCGTCGGGCTGACCCGGGTTCGTCGCCGGTCCAAAGAACGCGGTGGCCATCCGGATCTGGCCAATGCCTTCGATGCACCACCGACGTTCTTGAATCATGTCGTGTCGCCCCGGCGGCGGTTCGCCAGCGCGACGCTACCGCTGGCCGACGCCAAGGCGACGGCCAAGGCGTTGGGCATCACCGTTAACGACCTCATACTGGCGACGGTCGCCGGCGGCCTGCGCACGCTCTTGTTGGCCTACGACGGCGTGGCCGACCGGCCGCTCATCGCGTCGGTGCCGACGGCCACCGACAAGTCGGACCGCATCACGGGCAACGAGATCAGCGGTCTGATGGTCTCATTACCGGTACACGTCGCCGCTGCCACCGAGCGAGCGCGGCTGGTGGCACTGGCGACCCGAATCGCCAAAGAAGACCACGAGATTCTCGGCCCGCAGCTCTACGGCCGGCTGATGGCCTACCTCCCGACGGCCGTCGCCCCGGCCGCATTCCGCTGGCTGGGGCGGCGCGACGCGCCCAACAAGCTGATGAACGTGGCGGTCTCCAGCGTGGTGGGCCCTCGCGAACGCGGCCACTTCGGTGGCGCCGCGGTCAGCGAGATCTACTCCACCGGTGTGTTGTCGCCGGGCGCCCCGGTCAACATCACCGTGTGGAGCTACGTCGACCAGCTCGGCGTTGCCGTGCTCACCGATGACCGCACGTTCAACGACCCGCACGAGGCCACGGATGCGATCAGCGCATCGTTCGCGGAATTGCGCTCCGCCGCGGGGGTTTCCGCCTAG
- the purQ gene encoding phosphoribosylformylglycinamidine synthase subunit PurQ: MTARIGIITFPGTLDDVDAARAAHRVGAEAVSLWHADADLKGVDAVVVPGGFSYGDYLRAGAIARFAPVMGEVVAAAQRGMPVLGICNGFQVLCEAGLLPGALTRNAGLHFVCRDVWLRVASTSTAWTSRFEPGADLLVPLKSGEGRYVAPADVVEELEGEGRVVFRYHDNPNGSLHDIAGVSSANGRVVGLMPHPEHAIEALTGPSDDGLGLFYSVLDAVLSV; the protein is encoded by the coding sequence GTGACGGCACGAATCGGCATCATCACCTTTCCGGGGACCCTGGACGACGTCGACGCCGCCCGGGCGGCGCACCGGGTCGGCGCAGAGGCGGTCAGCCTCTGGCACGCGGACGCCGACCTCAAGGGCGTCGACGCCGTGGTGGTGCCCGGCGGGTTCTCCTACGGCGACTACCTGCGGGCGGGGGCGATCGCCCGGTTCGCCCCGGTGATGGGCGAGGTGGTGGCCGCCGCGCAGCGCGGCATGCCGGTGTTGGGAATCTGCAACGGGTTTCAGGTGCTCTGTGAAGCCGGGCTGCTCCCCGGCGCGCTGACCCGCAACGCCGGCCTACACTTCGTCTGCCGCGACGTGTGGCTGCGGGTGGCGTCGACGTCGACGGCATGGACGTCGCGTTTCGAGCCCGGCGCGGACCTGCTGGTGCCGCTGAAATCCGGCGAGGGCCGCTACGTGGCCCCCGCCGACGTCGTCGAGGAACTCGAGGGCGAGGGCCGGGTGGTGTTCCGCTACCACGACAACCCCAACGGCTCGCTACATGACATCGCCGGCGTCAGCTCGGCCAACGGTCGTGTGGTCGGACTGATGCCGCATCCCGAGCACGCCATCGAGGCGTTGACGGGCCCATCCGACGACGGGTTGGGCCTGTTCTACTCGGTGTTGGATGCGGTGCTTTCGGTCTAG
- the purS gene encoding phosphoribosylformylglycinamidine synthase subunit PurS, producing the protein MGRVVVHVMPKAEILDPQGQAIVGALGRLGHPGISDVRQGKRFELEVDDSVDDSVLAEIAETLLANTVIEDWTISREPR; encoded by the coding sequence GTGGGCCGGGTAGTCGTTCATGTGATGCCCAAAGCGGAGATTCTCGACCCACAGGGTCAGGCGATCGTCGGCGCACTGGGCCGACTCGGTCATCCGGGGATCTCAGATGTCAGGCAGGGCAAGAGATTCGAACTCGAAGTGGACGACAGCGTCGACGATTCGGTGCTCGCCGAGATAGCGGAAACGTTGTTGGCGAACACCGTGATCGAGGACTGGACCATCAGCCGGGAGCCCCGGTGA
- a CDS encoding ATPase gives MAEMRQLHDYDCALTGVRPMRVILATMVVVGGLAMSFIVAVPGHAEPQACPPVCDQIPDSAWIQRRAVPLDSVYGWPALASLAAQVTGATPGPRFRFEELCATPPVQRDPRDSAVVARATVTHPDGQWQLQAQILHWRGDTASGGAIAASVFGTAVGALRSCQQRAPLQSPSVTSDETNRMAAVISGPVVMHTYLVAHPASSTISELTLWSSGPPQVPWPAMADDPVLNAMTAPLCEAYIASCP, from the coding sequence GTGGCCGAAATGCGTCAGTTGCATGATTACGATTGTGCCCTGACGGGGGTGAGGCCGATGCGGGTGATCCTGGCGACCATGGTGGTGGTCGGCGGCCTCGCGATGTCGTTCATCGTCGCGGTTCCCGGGCACGCCGAGCCGCAGGCCTGCCCGCCGGTGTGCGACCAGATCCCCGACTCCGCGTGGATCCAGCGCCGTGCCGTGCCGCTGGACTCGGTGTATGGCTGGCCGGCGCTTGCGAGCCTCGCGGCGCAAGTGACCGGGGCGACGCCCGGCCCCCGATTCCGGTTCGAGGAGTTGTGTGCCACGCCCCCGGTGCAGCGGGATCCGCGGGACTCGGCGGTCGTGGCACGCGCCACCGTGACCCACCCGGACGGGCAGTGGCAGCTGCAGGCTCAGATCCTGCACTGGCGCGGCGATACGGCCAGCGGCGGCGCCATCGCCGCGTCGGTGTTCGGCACCGCCGTCGGCGCGCTGCGGTCCTGCCAGCAGCGGGCTCCGCTGCAGTCACCGTCGGTCACCAGCGACGAGACGAACCGGATGGCCGCGGTGATCAGCGGTCCGGTCGTCATGCACACCTACCTGGTCGCCCACCCGGCGAGCAGCACGATCAGCGAGCTGACCCTTTGGTCGTCGGGGCCGCCGCAGGTCCCGTGGCCGGCGATGGCCGACGACCCGGTGCTGAACGCCATGACCGCGCCGCTGTGTGAGGCCTACATTGCCTCGTGCCCGTAG
- a CDS encoding MBL fold metallo-hydrolase, with product MQLTHFGHSCLLAEFDHTRVLFDPGTFAHGFEGITGLSAILITHQHPDHVDATRLPALLEGNPDAALYADPQTTDQLGAPCQAVHVGDELVIGELTVRAVGGKHAVIHPEIPVIENISFLVGDADHPARLMHPGDALFVPDEQVDVLAAPAAAPWMKISEAVDYLRAVAPVRAVPIHQGIISPDARGIYYGRLTEMTTTDFQVLPEEDAVTF from the coding sequence ATGCAACTGACGCATTTCGGCCACTCCTGTCTACTTGCCGAATTCGACCACACCCGGGTGCTCTTCGATCCTGGGACCTTCGCGCACGGGTTTGAGGGCATAACGGGGTTATCGGCCATTCTCATCACCCACCAGCACCCCGACCACGTCGACGCCACCCGCCTGCCCGCTTTGCTCGAGGGCAACCCGGATGCCGCACTGTACGCCGATCCGCAAACCACCGACCAGCTGGGCGCGCCGTGCCAGGCGGTGCACGTCGGTGACGAGCTAGTAATCGGTGAGCTGACGGTCCGTGCCGTCGGTGGCAAACACGCCGTCATCCACCCGGAAATCCCCGTGATAGAGAACATTTCGTTCCTGGTGGGCGACGCCGATCATCCCGCCAGGCTGATGCATCCCGGTGACGCGCTGTTCGTGCCCGACGAACAGGTCGACGTTCTGGCGGCACCGGCGGCGGCCCCGTGGATGAAGATCTCCGAAGCCGTCGACTACCTGCGCGCGGTGGCGCCGGTGCGCGCGGTACCCATCCACCAAGGGATCATCTCCCCGGATGCGCGGGGCATCTACTACGGCCGGCTCACCGAGATGACCACCACCGATTTCCAGGTGCTGCCCGAGGAGGACGCGGTCACGTTCTGA
- a CDS encoding FAD-binding dehydrogenase, whose translation MSDSSAAAFGADVIVVGAGLAGLVAACELVDRGLRVLILDQESSANLGGQAFWSFGGLFFVDSPEQRRLGIRDSHELALQDWLGTAAFDRPEDYWPRQWAHAYVDFAAGEKRRWLRDRGLKIFPLVGWAERGGYDAQGHGNSVPRFHITWGTGPALVEIFARQLRDRSTVRFAHRHQVDELIVEGGAVTGVRGTVLEPSAVPRGVASSRTPVGQFEFRAPAVIVTSGGIGANHELVRKNWPTRMGRVPEQLLSGVPAHVDGRMIGISQQAGARVINPDRMWHYTEGITNYDPIWPLHGIRIIPGPSSLWLDASGKRLPVPLYPGFDTLGTLEYITKSGQDYTWFVLNAKIIEKEFALSGQEQNPDLTGQSLRELLRNRARSGPPGPVQAFVDRGVDFVSAKSLRELVTAMNKLPGVAPLDYATVEAEVTARDREVANKFSKDGQITAIRAARGYLGDRLGRVVAPHRLTDPKAGPMIAVKLHILTRKTLGGIETDLAARVLKADGTPLNGLYAAGEVAGFGGGGVHGYRALEGTFLGGCIFSGRAAGRGVADDIA comes from the coding sequence ATGAGCGATTCTTCGGCCGCGGCATTCGGCGCCGACGTCATCGTCGTCGGGGCCGGACTCGCGGGCTTGGTGGCCGCCTGCGAATTGGTGGACCGGGGTCTGCGGGTGCTGATCCTCGACCAGGAGAGCAGCGCCAACCTGGGTGGGCAGGCCTTCTGGTCTTTCGGCGGTCTGTTCTTCGTCGACAGCCCCGAACAGCGCCGGCTGGGGATTCGCGACAGCCACGAACTCGCCCTGCAGGATTGGCTCGGAACCGCGGCGTTCGATCGGCCCGAGGACTACTGGCCACGCCAATGGGCGCACGCCTACGTCGATTTCGCGGCGGGGGAGAAACGCCGTTGGCTGCGTGACCGGGGCCTCAAGATCTTCCCGCTGGTGGGCTGGGCCGAACGCGGGGGCTATGACGCCCAGGGACACGGAAATTCGGTGCCCCGATTCCACATCACCTGGGGCACCGGGCCCGCCTTGGTCGAGATCTTCGCCCGTCAGCTGCGGGATCGCTCGACGGTGCGCTTCGCGCACCGCCACCAGGTCGACGAGTTGATCGTGGAGGGCGGCGCGGTGACGGGCGTCCGGGGCACCGTGCTGGAACCCTCGGCCGTACCCAGGGGCGTGGCGTCGTCACGAACTCCCGTGGGGCAATTCGAGTTCCGCGCCCCCGCGGTGATCGTCACCAGCGGCGGCATCGGCGCCAACCACGAGCTGGTGCGCAAGAACTGGCCCACGCGGATGGGCCGCGTACCCGAGCAGCTACTCAGTGGCGTGCCCGCCCACGTCGACGGCAGGATGATCGGCATCTCCCAGCAGGCCGGCGCGCGGGTGATCAACCCGGACCGGATGTGGCATTACACCGAGGGCATCACCAACTACGACCCGATCTGGCCGCTGCACGGCATCCGGATCATTCCCGGGCCGTCGTCGCTGTGGCTCGACGCGAGCGGCAAGCGGTTGCCGGTGCCGCTCTACCCCGGATTCGACACTCTCGGCACGCTGGAATACATCACCAAATCCGGGCAGGACTACACCTGGTTCGTGTTGAACGCCAAAATCATCGAGAAGGAATTCGCGCTGTCCGGACAGGAGCAGAATCCCGATCTGACCGGGCAGAGCCTGCGCGAGCTGCTGCGTAACCGCGCGCGTTCGGGGCCGCCGGGGCCGGTGCAGGCATTCGTCGACCGGGGAGTGGACTTCGTCAGCGCGAAATCGTTGCGGGAGTTGGTGACCGCGATGAACAAGTTGCCCGGCGTGGCGCCGCTGGACTATGCCACGGTGGAGGCCGAGGTGACCGCCCGCGACCGGGAGGTGGCCAACAAGTTCAGCAAGGACGGCCAGATCACCGCGATCCGCGCCGCCCGCGGTTACCTGGGCGACCGGTTGGGCCGGGTGGTGGCACCGCACCGGCTGACCGATCCGAAGGCCGGGCCGATGATCGCGGTCAAGTTGCACATCCTGACCCGAAAGACATTGGGTGGCATAGAGACCGATCTCGCTGCCCGAGTCCTGAAGGCGGACGGAACACCCCTGAACGGCCTGTACGCCGCCGGCGAGGTGGCCGGGTTCGGTGGGGGCGGTGTGCACGGCTACCGCGCCCTGGAGGGCACGTTCCTTGGCGGCTGCATCTTTTCGGGGCGCGCCGCCGGCCGCGGCGTCGCCGACGATATCGCCTAG
- a CDS encoding DUF2334 domain-containing protein, which translates to MAGKLIVSVSGIGERTLSDVEAFCAQMDARNVPLSLLVAPRLSGDYRLDRDPRTVEWLTNRRSGGDAIVLHGYDDAATKKRRGEFAILRAHEANLRLMAADRVLEHLGLRTRLFAAPGWVVSPGVVKALPDNGFRMLADLHGITDLVRHSTVRSRVLGIGEGFLTEPWWCRMVVLSAERIARRGGVVRVAVAARHLRKPGPLQAMVDAVDLSLMHGCAPTVYRWRRDKAILDAA; encoded by the coding sequence GTGGCTGGAAAGTTGATCGTCTCGGTCTCAGGGATTGGCGAGCGCACCCTGTCCGACGTCGAGGCGTTCTGTGCGCAAATGGATGCCCGCAACGTCCCGCTGTCGCTGTTGGTGGCACCACGGCTCAGCGGTGATTATCGGCTCGACCGGGACCCGCGCACGGTCGAATGGCTGACCAACCGCCGGTCCGGCGGTGACGCCATCGTGCTGCACGGCTATGACGACGCGGCCACCAAGAAGCGCCGTGGTGAATTCGCCATCCTTCGCGCCCACGAGGCCAACCTGCGGCTGATGGCCGCAGACCGGGTGCTCGAACACCTCGGGCTGCGCACCCGGCTGTTCGCGGCGCCTGGATGGGTGGTGTCTCCGGGCGTTGTCAAGGCGTTGCCGGACAATGGTTTTCGGATGCTCGCCGACCTGCACGGCATCACCGACCTGGTTCGGCACTCGACCGTGCGCTCCCGCGTATTGGGCATCGGCGAAGGCTTCCTCACCGAACCGTGGTGGTGCCGGATGGTCGTGCTGTCCGCGGAGCGGATCGCCCGCCGCGGCGGCGTGGTCCGGGTCGCCGTGGCCGCCCGTCACCTCCGCAAACCCGGCCCGCTGCAGGCGATGGTGGACGCCGTCGACCTGTCGTTGATGCACGGCTGCGCACCGACGGTCTACCGTTGGCGGCGCGACAAGGCGATTCTCGACGCGGCCTGA
- a CDS encoding DHA2 family efflux MFS transporter permease subunit yields MLSNAMDQAPYAAADIPLPYDPAAQPGEGERDYPDKLDAGLLRISGVCILATVMAIVDITVVSVAQRTFIDQFASSQAVVAWTMTGYTLALATVIPITGWAADRFGTKRLFIGSVLAFTLGSLLCALAANILQLIVFRVIQGVGGGMLLPLSFMILTREAGPRRLGRLMSILSIPMLLAPIGGPILGGWLIDASSWRWIFLINLPLGVLTIALAGIIFPRDHPARSETFDLVGVLLLSPGLATFLFAVSSIPRCGTVADRHVLIPAGIGLALIAGFVAHAWRRADHPLIDLRLFGNPVLTHANVTMLVFATAFFGAGLLLPSYFQQVLHQTPMQAGLRMIPQGLGAMLTMRLTGPLVDRQGPGKIVLVGIALITAGLGTFTVGVARQADYFPTLLIGLAIMGLGMGCTMMPLSVASVQALALHQIARGTTLMSVSHQVGGSMGTALMSMILTNQFNRSDSIVAANKLAALQQKAAVTGVPVDQSAIPQRALGANFGATVVHDLSHAYTAVFVIAVVLVVSTIIPASFLPKKPASQTLGH; encoded by the coding sequence ATGCTAAGCAACGCCATGGATCAGGCCCCGTACGCAGCGGCCGACATTCCGCTGCCCTACGACCCCGCCGCGCAGCCGGGCGAGGGTGAGCGGGACTATCCCGACAAGCTCGACGCCGGCCTGCTGCGGATTTCCGGCGTGTGCATCCTGGCCACCGTGATGGCGATCGTGGACATCACCGTCGTCAGCGTCGCTCAGCGCACCTTCATCGACCAATTCGCGTCCTCGCAGGCCGTCGTCGCATGGACGATGACCGGCTACACGCTGGCGTTGGCGACCGTGATACCGATCACCGGGTGGGCGGCCGACCGGTTCGGCACCAAGCGACTTTTCATCGGCTCCGTGCTGGCCTTCACGCTGGGATCCCTGCTGTGCGCGCTGGCCGCGAACATCTTGCAGCTCATTGTCTTTCGGGTCATCCAGGGTGTCGGCGGCGGCATGCTGCTGCCCCTGAGCTTCATGATCTTGACCCGTGAGGCCGGCCCGCGACGGCTCGGCCGCCTGATGTCGATCCTGAGCATCCCGATGCTGCTCGCCCCGATCGGTGGCCCGATCCTGGGTGGCTGGCTCATCGACGCTTCCAGCTGGCGGTGGATCTTCCTGATCAACCTGCCGCTCGGGGTCCTCACCATCGCGCTCGCCGGGATCATCTTTCCCAGGGACCACCCGGCGCGGTCGGAAACCTTCGACCTCGTCGGGGTGCTACTGCTGTCACCCGGGCTGGCCACCTTCCTGTTCGCGGTGTCGTCGATTCCGCGTTGCGGCACCGTGGCCGACCGCCACGTGCTGATACCGGCGGGCATCGGTCTGGCCTTGATCGCCGGGTTCGTCGCCCACGCCTGGCGCCGCGCCGATCATCCCCTCATCGATCTGCGGTTGTTCGGCAACCCGGTGCTCACCCACGCCAACGTGACGATGCTGGTGTTCGCCACGGCGTTCTTCGGCGCTGGGCTACTGCTGCCCAGTTACTTCCAGCAGGTGCTGCACCAGACACCGATGCAGGCAGGCCTGCGCATGATTCCCCAGGGACTCGGCGCCATGCTGACCATGCGGCTGACCGGGCCGTTGGTGGACCGGCAGGGGCCGGGCAAGATCGTGTTGGTCGGCATCGCGCTGATCACCGCCGGCCTGGGCACCTTCACCGTCGGCGTCGCCAGGCAGGCCGACTACTTCCCCACGTTGCTGATCGGCCTGGCGATCATGGGCCTCGGCATGGGATGCACCATGATGCCGCTGTCCGTCGCCTCCGTGCAGGCGCTGGCCCTGCACCAGATCGCCCGCGGAACGACCCTGATGAGCGTGAGCCACCAGGTCGGCGGCTCGATGGGTACCGCGCTGATGTCGATGATCCTGACCAATCAGTTCAACCGCAGCGACAGCATCGTCGCCGCGAACAAGCTGGCTGCCTTACAGCAGAAAGCCGCCGTCACCGGCGTCCCGGTCGACCAGTCCGCGATACCGCAGCGGGCGCTGGGCGCAAACTTTGGGGCCACCGTGGTGCACGACCTTTCCCACGCCTATACGGCCGTATTCGTGATCGCGGTGGTGCTAGTGGTGTCGACGATCATTCCGGCGTCGTTTCTGCCGAAAAAGCCGGCGAGCCAAACATTGGGCCATTAG